A region from the Benincasa hispida cultivar B227 chromosome 8, ASM972705v1, whole genome shotgun sequence genome encodes:
- the LOC120082992 gene encoding tubulin beta chain — protein sequence MREILHIQGGQCGNQIGAKFWEVICDEHGIDHTGKYSGDSELQLERINVYYNEASGGRYVPRAVLMDLEPGTMDSVRSGPYGQIFRPDNFVFGQSGAGNNWAKGHYTEGAELIDSVLDVVRKEAENCDCLQGFQVCHSLGGGTGSGMGTLLISKIREEYPDRMMLTFSVFPSPKVSDTVVEPYNATLSVHQLVENADECMVLDNEALYDICFRTLKLATPTFGDLNHLISATMSGVTCCLRFPGQLNSDLRKLAVNLIPFPRLHFFMVGFAPLTSRGSQQYRALTVPELTQQMWDAKNMMCAADPRHGRYLTASAMFRGKMSTKEVDEQMINVQNKNSSYFVEWIPNNVKSSVCDIPPKGLKMASTFIGNSTSIQEMFRRVSEQFTAMFRRKAFLHWYTGEGMDEMEFTEAESNMNDLVAEYQQYQDATADEEYEDEEEEIPA from the exons ATGAGAGAAATCCTCCACATCCAGGGCGGCCAATGCGGCAACCAGATCGGAGCCAAGTTCTGGGAGGTCATTTGCGACGAACATGGCATTGATCACACCGGCAAGTATAGCGGCGACTCTGAGCTTCAGCTCGAGCGGATTAATGTCTATTACAATGAAGCCAGTGGCGGAAGGTATGTTCCTCGTGCTGTTCTTATGGATCTTGAGCCTGGAACCATGGATTCCGTCAGATCCGGACCCTATGGCCAGATCTTCCGTCCCGATAACTTCGTTTTTGGTCAGTCTGGGGCTGGGAATAATTGGGCTAAGGGACACTACACCGAAGGAGCTGAACTTATCGATTCTGTTCTAGACGTTGTCAGGAAGGAGGCTGAGAATTGTGATTGCTTGCAAg GATTTCAAGTTTGTCATTCTTTGGGTGGAGGTACTGGATCTGGAATGGGAACACTTCTGATTTCAAAGATCAGAGAGGAGTACCCAGATCGcatgatgttgacattttctGTATTTCCTTCTCCCAAGGTTTCAGACACAGTTGTAGAACCATACAATGCCACTTTGTCTGTTCACCAGCTTGTTGAAAATGCTGATGAATGCATGGTTCTTGACAATGAAGCCCTCTACGATATTTGTTTCCGGACACTCAAGCTTGCTACTCCAACAT TTGGTGATCTGAACCACCTTATCTCTGCTACTATGAGCGGTGTTACTTGTTGTCTACGTTTCCCTGGACAATTGAACTCTGATCTACGAAAGCTTGCTGTCAATCTTATTCCATTCCCTCGTCTACATTTCTTTATGGTTGGTTTTGCACCATTAACATCAAGAGGATCCCAACAATACCGAGCCCTTACAGTGCCAGAATTAACCCAGCAGATGTGGGATGCCAAAAACATGATGTGTGCTGCTGATCCACGACATGGGCGATACCTTACTGCTTCAGCCATGTTCCGTGGCAAGATGAGCACGAAAGAAGTAGACGAGCAGATGATTAATGTACAAAACAAGAACTCATCTTACTTTGTCGAATGGATACCCAACAACGTGAAGTCCAGCGTCTGTGACATCCCACCCAAGGGTCTGAAAATGGCATCGACTTTCATCGGTAACTCGACTTCGATTCAGGAGATGTTCAGGAGGGTTAGCGAGCAGTTCACAGCCATGTTTAGGCGCAAGGCCTTCTTGCATTGGTACACCGGTGAAGGAATGGACGAAATGGAGTTCACGGAGGCTGAGAGTAACATGAACGATCTGGTCGCCGAGTATCAGCAGTACCAGGATGCAACTGcggatgaagagtatgaagatgaagaagaggaaatCCCTGCTTGA
- the LOC120082893 gene encoding putative germin-like protein 2-1: MASNGCILAVSFLQLVFFIALASDQNPIQDFCVADTGSTVLLNGLTCKDPKQVVADDFSFGGLHLAANTSNALGCHVTPVTPSEMPGLNTLGLSIVRIDYAPQGINPLHTHPRASEILIVLEGSLEVGFITSFPENRHIGKVLQKGDAFVFPVGLVHYQRNPGPTNAVAIAALSSQNPGVIIVANAVFGSTPNISSDVLEKSFQINKQVIGYLQKYAMNFP, from the exons ATGGCCAGTAATGGTTGTATATTGGCTGTTTCATTTCTACAATTAGTTTTCTTTATTGCCTTGGCATCTGACCAGAATCCTATTCAAGATTTTTGTGTAGCAGATACTGGAAGTACAG TGTTACTAAATGGACTAACCTGCAAAGATCCAAAGCAAGTTGTAGCCGATGACTTTTCCTTTGGGGGGCTTCACCTTGCAGCCAACACATCAAATGCACTGGGGTGTCATGTGACTCCAGTTACTCCATCAGAAATGCCAGGACTCAACACCCTCGGCCTCTCGATCGTTAGAATAGACTATGCACCACAAGGCATCAACCCTCTGCACACGCACCCCCGAGCTTCTGAGATATTGATCGTCTTGGAAGGCAGTCTAGAAGTCGGATTCATCACATCATTCCCTGAAAATCGACATATAGGGAAAGTGTTGCAGAAGGGCGATGCATTTGTCTTCCCTGTTGGTCTAGTTCACTACCAGAGAAATCCAGGTCCTACCAATGCAGTCGCTATTGCTGCTCTCAGTAGCCAAAATCCAGGAGTTATTATAGTTGCAAATGCAGTATTTGGGTCTACTCCAAATATTTCCAGTGACGTTCTAGAGaaatcttttcaaattaataaacaGGTTATTGGTTACCTTCAAA AATATGCAATGAATTTCCCTTAA
- the LOC120082892 gene encoding uncharacterized protein LOC120082892, which translates to MLVQTNQTESEPHKQQKSSRHHHSKSYKILREEIKEVRKDLVNLTTMVRQMGDTFTVQHHLMGQQLNEIKMMIHHLCEEPHNDDDPPQTDAQGPPQTHQETHNEQPAGTISEQSKTINDQDSISELMDTSINEPNVNEQLIPQTANEILELVVGTSIEVFSVRVHFNSRMSIERMPLKLRYDYCMNKPERRKRKKTQPSSHLSVSKRGRSLQLSPNILNPNLLSPILSHIQKQFNLIHLQNLLSPKKKLNHL; encoded by the exons ATGCTGGTTCAGACTAACCAAACAGAGTCGGAACCACATAAGCAACAAAAGTCCTCCAGACATCATCATTCCAAATCGTACAAGATTCTTAGGGAGGAAATAAAAGAAGTTCGGAAAGACTTGGTGAACTTGACTACCATGGTTCGTCAGATGGGAGATACATTTACTGTCCAACATCATTTGATGGGCCAACAACTGAAcgagataaagatgatgatccATCATCTATGTGAG GAACCTCATAATGATGATGATCCCCCACAGACCGATGCACAAGGTCCCCCTCAAACCCACCAAGAAACCCACAATGAACAGCCAGCTGGGACGATCAGTGAGCAGTCCAAAACTATCAACGATCAGGATTCAATATCTGAATTGATGGACACCTCTATCAATGAACCAAATGTCAATGAACAACTAATTCCTCAAACTGCTAATGAaatattggagttggttgtggGAACGTCAATTGAAGTGTTCAGTGTTAGGGTCCATTTCAATTCAAGGATGTCAATTGAAAGGATGCCACTGAAGTTGAGGTACGACTATTGCATGAACAAACCAGAGCGtcggaaaaggaaaaaaacccaGCCAAGTTCACACCTGAGTGTTTCAAAAAGGGGAAGAAGTTTACAACTCAGCCCCAACATTCTCAACCCCAATCTTCTCAGCCCCATTCTCAGCCACATTCAGAAACAATTCAACCTTATTCACCTCCAAAATCTCCTCAGCCCCAAGAAGAAGCTGAATCACCTATAG